A portion of the Scleropages formosus chromosome 15, fSclFor1.1, whole genome shotgun sequence genome contains these proteins:
- the adi1 gene encoding acireductone dioxygenase, producing MEAWYMDQSEEDQRLPHKLEPNEPVSLEELQKLGVFYWKLNADIYETDPELQKIREEHGYSYMDIITIPRDTLPNYEEKLKMFYEEHLHLDDEIRYILDGRAYFDIRDEDDRWIRISMDKGDLITLPAGIYHRFTLDETNYTKAMRLFVGEPVWKAYNRPADHFEIRQKYVRSLKCA from the exons ATGGAAGCCTGGTACATGGACCAGTCGGAGGAGGATCAGCGGCTCCCCCACAAACTGGAGCCCAACGAGCCCGTGtccctggaggagctgcagaaacTGGGCGTTTTCTACTGGAAG CTGAACGCGGACATATACGAGACAGACCCCGAGCTGCAGAAGATCCGCGAGGAGCATGGTTACTCCTACATGGACATCATCACCATCCCCCGAGACACTCTTCCAAATTATGAGGAGAAG CTGAAGATGTTTTACGAAGAGCACCTTCACCTCGACGATGAGATCCGCTACATCTTGGACGGAAGAGCGTACTTTGACATCAGGGACGAAGATGACAGGTGGATCCGGATCTCCATGGACAAAGGGGATCTGATCACGCTGCCGGCCGGGATTTATCACAGGTTCACGCTGGACGAGACG AACTACACGAAAGCGATGAGGCTGTTTGTCGGAGAGCCCGTGTGGAAGGCCTACAACCGGCCGGCCGACCACTTCGAGATTCGCCAGAAGTACGTGCGCTCTCTGAAATGTGCCTGA